A single Dermacentor variabilis isolate Ectoservices chromosome 9, ASM5094787v1, whole genome shotgun sequence DNA region contains:
- the LOC142557681 gene encoding F-box/LRR-repeat protein 5-like, translating to MAPFPEEVDVFSVPHSRMKRLVEVYNEKLGCTDFADYSALESLLHELYQTFREFRCHEQIENQLIMTKLKKKLKALSIHDSAVCNCHSDNRLSDILALVRDGYSCTNKSATERVNYGLKLQHALIEFTEKFLPHMKEEEEVFQPMLIQYFGYEELKLLKERVIREHTKWQQQCSQEKCHVELENIDQKADSDEDDTDDLPSWADMPQEILLDIFARLNARDRSVCGGVCKSWYSISREPALWKDLMPVHWALGLWDHVPLWPDPYYENKHSKEHADEDADFDESGGSSSDEDSPSSSSADTLRREANVLNCLVKHLLPIVGRGVRKVVLATSHALNSRLLRSILKLCPKVCHLDISYTDIGDTSFKGLEEHGACSQLEHIDLSGCSWLTDVGLSRLARCLLQRRRALVDGCSASCDQYSTSSLSSNLSWNSLDAWDDPAADGNRCTPVVVHGRSRFCDACPFRSHCSGIVNLLSEPDLSESGVVSLNASANRDLTQEVSSGVGGLRHLNLSGCFSITDSGLLFLANWDLLSHLEYLDVSGCFQLTGEGLRELMLGTPRLQPTNLFYCDYVDNGPFQDSANGCQNLQCFSRACCQSGE from the exons ATGGCGCCTTTTCCAGAAGAAGTAGATGTGTTTTCGGTACCGCATTCGAGGATGAAGCGGCTCGTCGAAGTGTATAACGAGAAG CTGGGCTGCACGGACTTCGCCGACTACAGCGCTCTGGAGTCGCTCTTGCACGAGTTGTACCAGACGTTCCGCGAGTTCCGGTGCCACGAGCAGATCGAGAACCAGCTCATCATGACCAAGTTGAAGAAGAAGCTGAAG GCACTCTCTATTCACGATTCGGCCGTCTGCAACTGCCACAGCGACAACCGTCTGTCAGATATTCTGGCGTTGGTTCGGGACGGCTACTCTTGCACCAACAAGTCAGCAACGGAACGTGTCAACTATGGCCTGAAGCTTCAGCATGCCCTCATTGAGTTCACCGAGAAATTCTTGCCGCACATGAAAGAAGAAGAGGAG GTCTTTCAGCCCATGCTGATACAGTACTTTGGGTATGAAGAGCTCAAGTTGCTGAAGGAGCGAGTGATTCGCGAGCACACCAAGTGGCAGCAACAGTGTTCACAGGAGAAATGTCATGTAGAACTTGAGAACATCGACCAGA AAGCGGACAGTGATGAAGACGACACTGACGATCTCCCATCATGGGCTGACATGCCTCAGGAGATTTTGCTCGACATCTTCGCGCGCCTGAATGCCCGCGACCGCTCGGTCTGCGGTGGCGTGTGCAAGAGCTGGTACAGCATCTCTCGAGAGCCAGCCCTCTGGAAGGACCTGATGCCCGTCCACTGGGCTCTGG GGTTGTGGGACCACGTACCACTGTGGCCAGACCCTTATTACGAAAACAAGCACAGCAAAGAGCATGCTGATGAAGACGCAGATTTTGATGAATCTGGCGGGAGCTCCTCAGATGAGGATTCGCCTTCAAGTTCATCTGCAGACACCTTGAGGCGGGAGGCAAATGTGCTGAACTGCCTGGTCAAGCACCTGCTGCCCATCGTTGGCAGGGGAGTCCGAAAAGTTGTACTTGCCACTTCTCATGCCCTCAACAGCCGCTTG TTAAGATCCATTCTGAAGCTTTGTCCCAAGGTTTGCCACCTGGACATTTCTTACACCGACATTGGGGACACGTCTTTCAAAGG GCTCGAAGAGCATGGTGCCTGCTCCCAGCTTGAACACATTGACCTGTctggttgctcttggctgacagACGTTGGCCTCTCCCGGCTGGCACGGTGTCTGCTCCAGCGGCGGAGAGCGTTGGTGGACGGGTGTTCTGCGAGTTGTGACCAGTACAGCACCAGTTCACTTTCCTCAAATCTGTCCTGGAATTCCCTGGATGCATGGGACGACCCTGCAGCAGATGGGAATCGGTGCACCCCTGTCGTCGTTCATGGCAGGAGTCGCTTTTGTGATGCTTGTCCATTCCGGAGCCATTGCAGTGGCATCGTTAACCTCTTGTCGGAGCCGGACCTCTCCGAGTCTGGGGTAGTGTCGCTCAACGCATCAGCAAATCGAGACCTGACACAGGAAGTCTCTAGCGGTGTCGGAGGATTGAGACATCTGAATCTTTCAGGCTGCTTCAGCATCACAGACAGTGGGCTTCT GTTCCTCGCTAACTGGGACCTGCTCAGTCACCTCGAGTACCTTGACGTTTCCGGATGTTTCCAGCTGACTGGTGAAGGCCTGAGGGAACTCATGTTGGGCACGCCACGTCTGCAGCCCACGAATCTCTTCTACTGTGACTACGTTGATAATGGCCCGTTTCAGGACTCAGCGAATGGCTGCCAGAACTTGCAATGCTTTTCGCGAGCCTGCTGTCAATCGGGAGAGTAG